A stretch of Fusarium poae strain DAOMC 252244 chromosome 2, whole genome shotgun sequence DNA encodes these proteins:
- a CDS encoding hypothetical protein (TransMembrane:12 (i21-45o51-78i99-123o143-164i176-194o217-240i252-274o307-334i355-375o381-405i433-452o464-483i)) — translation MTSHTHITSSEGHLRPRLSKITMVAMTFAILNTWICLAGSLSIVLPSGGSVAFLYGFIFCVLCNFCLAASLGELAAIWPTAGGQYHFQWALTSEKWRKVMSFAVGYINIFGWLTLVTTEGFFAEAQFISAACVVASNGTYSVAAWKTYLIFMVVLTFGTLSMIFGNRILGAWNNLALYWSILSVFIASVVLLSTSDKTDPEFVFATFQNETGWNDGIAWILGLLQSALSLIGYDAVLHMTEEMPTPSRDAPLAMVYAVGVGGTTGTIFILVMLFCLTDLPSIVATDTGLPIVELIFQSTGNRAGTTFLTLMLAICFIHGTNGSITSASRLLFALARDKGVPYHSYFSHIHPRWEVPVRTIVLTWVFNAIFGLLYLGPTVAFNAFVSSCTILLNLSYAIPVLTLIVRGRDILKQFQDCQVNDTPWRFGKVQGLIINYIAVLYAFITSIFFYFPPVLPVTASLMNYVSGVIGIFAIFLVGYWVLYGKNTFQGPELDIILGERFDLSEVTDELAMEEKNIASQKEDVDGKGSA, via the exons ATGACTAGCCACACGCATATTACCTCGTCAGAGGGCCATCTCAGGCCACGCCTGTCCAAGATCACAATGGTAGCCATGACATTTGCTATTCTCAA TACTTGGATTTGTCTAGCAGGTAGTTTATCCATTGTTCTTCCATCTGGTGGATCTGTTGCATTCTTATATGGGTTCATCTTCTGCGTGCTATGTAACTTTTGCTTGGCTGCTAGCCTTGGTGAGCTCGCCGCCATCTGGCCCACAGCTGGTGGACAGTACCACTTCCAATGGGCCTTGACCTCGGAGAAGTGGAGGAAAGTTATG AGCTTCGCGGTCGGGTACATCAACATCTTCGGCTGGCTGACACTCGTTACGACCGAAGGATTCTTCGCCG AAGCACAATTTATATCGGCTGCCTGTGTAGTCGCGTCCAACGGAACCTACTCTGTGGCGGCATGGAAAACATACCTGATCTTCATGGTCGTTTTGACCTTTGGTACTCTGTCCATGATCTTCGGAAATCGTATCTTGGGCGCTTGGAACAACCTGGCCT TGTACTGGTCCATCCTCAGTGTGTTCATTGCCAGCGTCGTCCTACTTTCCACCTCCGATAAAACAGACCCCGAATTTGTTTTCGCGACTTTCCAAAACGAAACAGGGTGGAATGATGGAATCGCGTGGATTCTTGGACTACTCCAGTCGGCTCTATCGCTCATAGGATACGACGCCGTTTTGCATATGACAGAGGAGATGCCCACACCATCTCGTGACGCGCCTCTGGCAATGGTGTACGCTGTTGGCGTCGGAGGGACCAC GGGAACAATCTTCATACTcgtcatgctcttctgcctGACAGACCTCCCAAGCATAGTCGCCACGGACACCGGATTGCCCATCGTCGAACTTATATTCCAATCAACAGGCAACAGGGCCGGAACCACATTCCTGACTCTGATGCTGGCCATATGTTTTATTCATGGAACAAACGGCTCCATTACTAGCGCAAGTCGACTCTTGTTCGCCTTGGCCCGCGACAAAGGCGTACCGTATCATTCCTACTTTAGCCACATCCATCCGAGGTGGGAAGTGCCTGTTCGAACGATTGTTCTGACATGGGTGTTCAATGCTATCTTCGGACTATTGTATCTTGGACCGACCGTCGCTTTTAACGCCTTCGTCTCTTCTTGCACGATTCTTCTCAACCTGTCATATGCTATCCCAGTGCTGACACTCATTGTGAGAGGAAGGGATATCTTGAAGCAGTTCCAGGATTGCCAAGTGAACGACACACCGTGGAGGTTTGGCAAGGTGCAAGGTCTTATCATAAACTACATTGCTGTGCTCTACGCTTTCATCACGTCAATA TTCTTCTACTTCCCACCAGTGCTTCCAGTCACTGCCAGCTTGATGA ATTACGTATCAGGTGTTATCGGCATCTTTGCTATCTTTTTGGTTGGCTATTGGGTGTTGTATGGAAAGAATACATTCCAGGGCCCG GAGCTCGATATTATCCTCGGAGAAAGATTTGATCTCTCTGAAGTGACCGACGAACTCGCCatggaagaaaagaatattGCAAGCCAGAAAGAAGATGTCGATGGCAAGGGCAG TGCTTGA